A genomic stretch from Georgenia muralis includes:
- the sigE gene encoding RNA polymerase sigma factor SigE, which yields MPDAGLTAGQPQPRPTGVTGPGDPGADDRATTTDELPVWAPPSWEQIVTEHSPRVYRLAYRLTGNRADAEDLTQETFVRVFRSLHSYQPGNFDGWLHRITTNLFLDQARRRSRLRLDPIGEATERLPAARDTDEPERGFEHAHLDLDVQAALDALPPRYRAAVVLCDIEGLSYEEIAATLDIKMGTVRSRIHRARAMLREQLEHRRPAGATAPQPVSAGRA from the coding sequence ATGCCCGACGCCGGCCTGACCGCAGGTCAGCCGCAGCCCCGGCCCACCGGTGTGACCGGCCCCGGCGACCCAGGGGCGGACGACCGTGCCACCACCACTGACGAGCTGCCGGTGTGGGCGCCGCCGAGCTGGGAGCAGATCGTCACCGAGCACTCCCCGCGCGTGTACCGGCTCGCCTACCGCCTCACGGGCAACCGCGCCGACGCCGAGGACCTCACCCAGGAGACCTTCGTGCGGGTGTTCCGGTCCCTGCACAGCTACCAGCCCGGCAACTTCGACGGCTGGCTGCACCGCATCACCACCAACCTCTTCCTCGACCAGGCCCGTCGGCGCTCGCGGCTGCGCCTGGACCCGATCGGTGAGGCCACCGAGCGGCTGCCCGCCGCCCGGGACACCGACGAGCCCGAGCGGGGCTTCGAGCACGCGCACCTCGACCTGGACGTCCAGGCCGCCCTGGACGCGCTGCCGCCGCGGTACCGGGCCGCCGTCGTGCTGTGCGACATCGAGGGCTTGTCCTACGAGGAGATCGCGGCGACCCTGGACATCAAGATGGGGACCGTGCGCTCACGCATCCACCGTGCCCGCGCCATGCTGCGCGAGCAGCTCGAGCACCGCCGCCCGGCCGGGGCGACGGCACCGCAGCCCGTGAGCGCGGGAAGGGCGTGA
- a CDS encoding anti-sigma factor family protein, with product MAHLGDDVSALVDGQLPHERAEAALAHLVNCELCAAQVAVERASRRHLSSACDVRPSPELTDRLMALARDVPEAPQGVRAAAGRAWAPLASGRTRRRLALRSTAVLAGAAGALVVVGTLAERTGDPAAMLARFAGPERHETELVVSADTLTASAGGTTAAALTWLGEHGWAPPVALPEDARITSVTAVEGRSGEEVLELSVVLDGHPVDVLQQQAVLDPDSLTGLSVVDGENVFELPGSGTRLVLQSGDVTVLVSAPDDPALARAVAAAFPATEPGAGMGDRLGRGWHTIVAWTDLLVDAP from the coding sequence ATGGCGCACCTCGGTGACGACGTGAGCGCACTGGTCGACGGCCAGCTCCCCCACGAGCGTGCCGAGGCGGCCCTGGCCCACCTCGTCAACTGCGAGCTGTGCGCGGCCCAGGTCGCCGTCGAACGGGCCTCCCGGCGGCACCTGTCCTCCGCCTGCGACGTGCGCCCCAGCCCCGAGCTCACCGACCGGCTCATGGCCCTGGCCCGGGACGTCCCGGAGGCGCCCCAGGGCGTGCGGGCCGCCGCCGGCCGGGCGTGGGCACCGCTGGCCAGCGGGCGGACCCGCCGCCGGCTGGCGCTGCGGTCCACCGCGGTCCTCGCGGGGGCCGCCGGCGCCCTCGTCGTGGTGGGGACGCTCGCCGAGCGCACGGGGGACCCGGCCGCGATGCTCGCCCGCTTCGCCGGGCCGGAGCGGCACGAGACCGAGCTGGTCGTCTCCGCCGACACCCTCACCGCCAGCGCCGGCGGCACCACCGCGGCGGCGCTGACCTGGCTCGGCGAGCACGGCTGGGCGCCGCCCGTGGCGCTCCCCGAGGACGCCAGGATCACCTCCGTCACCGCCGTGGAGGGCCGCAGCGGCGAGGAGGTCCTGGAGCTGAGCGTCGTGCTCGACGGCCACCCGGTGGACGTGCTGCAGCAGCAGGCGGTGCTCGACCCGGACTCGCTCACTGGCCTCAGCGTGGTCGACGGCGAGAACGTCTTCGAGCTGCCCGGGTCCGGTACCCGCCTGGTGCTCCAGAGCGGCGACGTCACCGTCCTGGTCTCCGCCCCCGACGACCCTGCCCTCGCCCGCGCCGTCGCCGCCGCCTTCCCCGCCACCGAGCCCGGCGCCGGGATGGGGGACCGACTCGGTCGCGGCTGGCATACGATCGTCGCCTGGACGGACCTCCTGGTCGACGCGCCGTGA
- a CDS encoding trypsin-like peptidase domain-containing protein, producing MDEEPPGRDTGAPAGASPYDYEATPAPRPEPYHRVGHGDAAPGGPALDRDDAAGRRFGARWRRRRTSAHAGEDGSPRRAAPTSWPAPPPSDAGPVRPPSYPPPRAFGPAPAAGPGTRPAETSGWTLGHPGGPLDETPGRGGASLDVARHAATTAGPAGPWGRPEGEPATSRGVPWTSGPAATQDAGPWRRPGSAEPGGPGAAPPQDGVATIFAPSPEAAGWARYGPAEPEPERQRRGVARGVVVLLVLLALVTGMLLGALGARSFLDVGTAGASATLPVSSGAGADRAPESVAGIAEQVLPSTVYIEAQGGGQASSGTGMVLREDGYLVTNNHVIEVAADGGSVVVVFPDGAQEAAEIVGRTSDYDLAVLRVERTGLIPLVLADSDSIAVGDPVIAVGAPLGLEGTVTTGIVSALNRPVRAGSTAQTFINAIQTDAAINPGNSGGPLVDAAGQVIGINSAIAQTPGASQATGSIGLGFAIPANQVRRTAEQLIATGRATYPIIGVALDTRYSGEGVQVMTDDDGDTEAVTSGGPGAVAGIEPGDVILAIDGRPVTDPDELIVAIRSRAPGETVTLLVRRGADEREVDVVLGEGP from the coding sequence ATGGACGAGGAACCCCCGGGCCGGGATACCGGGGCACCCGCGGGCGCGTCGCCGTACGACTACGAGGCCACCCCGGCGCCGCGCCCCGAGCCCTACCACCGGGTGGGCCACGGTGACGCGGCGCCGGGCGGGCCCGCGCTCGACCGGGACGACGCCGCCGGACGGCGGTTCGGGGCCCGCTGGCGGCGACGCCGGACGAGCGCCCACGCGGGCGAGGACGGATCGCCGCGCCGCGCCGCGCCCACCTCCTGGCCCGCCCCGCCGCCGTCGGACGCCGGACCGGTTCGCCCCCCGTCCTACCCGCCGCCCCGGGCGTTCGGCCCGGCGCCGGCCGCCGGACCGGGCACCCGGCCGGCCGAGACGTCTGGCTGGACCCTCGGCCACCCCGGCGGCCCGCTGGACGAGACACCCGGCCGCGGCGGCGCCTCGCTGGACGTGGCCCGGCACGCCGCCACCACCGCCGGTCCGGCCGGACCGTGGGGGCGCCCGGAGGGTGAGCCGGCCACGAGCCGGGGCGTGCCGTGGACGAGCGGCCCCGCCGCGACGCAGGACGCCGGTCCCTGGCGACGACCTGGCTCGGCCGAGCCCGGCGGGCCCGGTGCGGCCCCGCCCCAGGACGGCGTCGCCACGATCTTCGCGCCATCGCCGGAGGCCGCGGGCTGGGCCCGGTACGGACCCGCCGAGCCCGAGCCGGAGCGGCAGCGCCGCGGCGTCGCCCGCGGGGTCGTCGTGCTCCTCGTCCTGCTGGCACTCGTCACCGGGATGCTGCTCGGCGCGCTGGGGGCCCGGTCCTTCCTCGACGTCGGGACCGCCGGCGCGTCCGCCACGCTGCCCGTCTCCTCCGGTGCCGGGGCGGACCGGGCGCCGGAGTCGGTCGCCGGCATCGCCGAGCAGGTCCTGCCCTCGACCGTCTACATCGAGGCGCAGGGCGGAGGGCAGGCGAGCTCCGGCACGGGCATGGTGCTACGCGAGGACGGCTACCTCGTCACCAACAACCACGTCATCGAGGTCGCGGCGGACGGCGGCAGCGTCGTCGTCGTCTTCCCCGACGGGGCGCAGGAGGCGGCCGAGATCGTCGGTCGAACCTCCGACTACGACCTCGCCGTCCTGCGGGTGGAGCGCACGGGCCTCATCCCGCTGGTCCTGGCGGACTCGGACTCGATCGCCGTGGGGGACCCCGTCATCGCGGTCGGCGCGCCCCTCGGCCTGGAGGGCACGGTCACCACCGGCATCGTCAGCGCGCTCAACAGGCCCGTCCGCGCGGGGAGCACCGCGCAGACCTTCATCAACGCCATCCAGACCGACGCCGCCATCAACCCCGGCAACTCGGGCGGGCCGCTCGTCGACGCCGCCGGCCAGGTCATCGGCATCAACAGCGCCATTGCCCAGACCCCGGGGGCTTCGCAGGCCACCGGGAGCATCGGCCTCGGCTTCGCGATCCCCGCCAACCAGGTCCGGCGCACCGCCGAGCAGCTCATCGCCACCGGGCGGGCCACCTACCCGATCATCGGCGTCGCGCTCGACACCCGGTACTCCGGTGAGGGCGTGCAGGTGATGACCGACGACGACGGCGACACCGAGGCCGTCACCTCCGGCGGGCCCGGCGCCGTGGCCGGTATCGAGCCGGGCGACGTCATCCTCGCCATCGACGGTCGCCCGGTCACCGATCCCGACGAGCTCATCGTGGCCATCCGGTCCCGCGCCCCGGGCGAGACGGTGACGCTCCTGGTCAGGCGCGGTGCGGACGAGCGGGAGGTCGACGTCGTCCTGGGGGAGGGGCCGTGA
- a CDS encoding twin-arginine translocase TatA/TatE family subunit has product MGINGGEWIVLIVLAFLLIGPERLPEVAQQLGRLTRELKHLATGAKEKVREELGPEMDDLAVFDPRQYDPRRIVREALMEDEPPAAVRPARPPAARRRPAPRTVTPSTGTAAAGAVAGAMGAAAAVGAGAGAVAGPGAGVVPPAGTRPQPPDGPASGSAEGPATGDGVGAVPEGADPAAYVVPFDDEAT; this is encoded by the coding sequence GTGGGTATCAACGGAGGCGAGTGGATCGTCCTCATCGTGCTCGCCTTCCTGCTCATCGGGCCCGAGCGGCTGCCCGAGGTCGCCCAGCAGCTCGGCCGGCTCACCCGCGAGCTCAAGCACCTCGCCACCGGGGCCAAGGAGAAGGTGCGCGAGGAGCTCGGTCCCGAGATGGACGACCTCGCCGTCTTCGACCCCCGCCAGTACGACCCGCGCCGGATCGTGCGCGAGGCCCTCATGGAGGACGAACCGCCTGCGGCGGTGCGTCCGGCCCGCCCGCCCGCCGCGCGACGTCGGCCCGCCCCCCGGACCGTGACACCCTCCACCGGCACCGCCGCAGCGGGCGCCGTCGCCGGTGCGATGGGCGCCGCGGCAGCCGTCGGGGCAGGCGCCGGGGCGGTCGCGGGACCCGGGGCCGGTGTCGTCCCGCCGGCGGGCACCCGGCCCCAGCCCCCGGACGGTCCGGCGAGCGGGTCGGCGGAAGGTCCGGCGACCGGCGACGGCGTCGGGGCGGTGCCTGAGGGGGCCGACCCGGCGGCCTACGTCGTCCCGTTCGACGACGAGGCCACCTGA
- a CDS encoding Mrp/NBP35 family ATP-binding protein, whose translation MSAPTVEAVQAELGNVLDPEIRRPITELNMVRSVEVEPGGLVVVGVDLTTAGCPLKDTITRDVTNVVGAMDGVSAVRVEMGVMTEEQRKALRSQLRGGEAEPVIPFAQPGSLTRVYAVTSGKGGVGKSSVTANLAAAMAADGLKVGVVDADIYGFSIPRMLGVTYPPTKVDDMILPPVAHDVKVISIGMFTQNGRPVVWRGPMLHRALQQFLADVFWGDLDVLLLDLPPGTGDIAISVAQMLPSSEVLVVTTPQVAAAEVAQRAGIIAEQTHQHVVGVVENMSWLEQPDGSRLEIFGSGGGERVSSELGTALGYPVPLLAQVPLDQELREAGDDGLPLVLRDGTSPAAEALRGLARSLSHRARGLAGRSLGISPLGR comes from the coding sequence ATGAGTGCACCCACCGTCGAGGCCGTTCAGGCCGAGCTCGGGAACGTCCTGGACCCCGAGATCCGCCGCCCGATCACCGAGCTGAACATGGTCCGCTCCGTGGAGGTCGAACCCGGCGGTCTCGTCGTCGTCGGGGTCGACCTCACCACGGCCGGCTGCCCGCTGAAGGACACCATCACCCGCGACGTCACCAACGTCGTCGGCGCCATGGACGGTGTGAGCGCGGTACGCGTCGAGATGGGGGTCATGACCGAGGAGCAGCGCAAGGCCCTGCGCTCCCAGCTCCGCGGCGGTGAGGCCGAGCCGGTCATCCCGTTCGCCCAGCCCGGTTCCCTCACGCGCGTGTACGCCGTCACCTCCGGCAAGGGCGGGGTGGGCAAGTCCTCGGTGACGGCCAACCTCGCGGCGGCGATGGCGGCGGACGGCCTCAAGGTCGGCGTGGTCGACGCCGACATCTACGGCTTCTCGATCCCGCGCATGCTCGGTGTGACGTACCCGCCGACGAAGGTCGACGACATGATCCTGCCGCCGGTCGCGCACGACGTGAAAGTCATCTCCATCGGGATGTTCACCCAGAACGGCCGGCCGGTGGTGTGGCGCGGGCCCATGCTCCACCGCGCGCTGCAGCAGTTCCTGGCCGACGTCTTCTGGGGCGACCTGGACGTGCTGCTCCTCGACCTGCCGCCCGGGACCGGCGACATCGCCATCTCCGTCGCGCAGATGCTCCCGAGCTCCGAGGTGCTCGTGGTCACGACACCGCAGGTGGCCGCCGCGGAGGTGGCCCAGCGTGCCGGGATCATCGCCGAGCAGACGCACCAGCACGTCGTCGGGGTCGTGGAGAACATGTCGTGGCTGGAGCAGCCCGACGGCTCCCGCCTGGAGATCTTCGGCTCCGGCGGCGGCGAGCGCGTCTCGTCCGAGCTCGGCACGGCACTGGGCTACCCGGTCCCGCTGCTCGCGCAGGTCCCGCTCGACCAGGAGCTGCGCGAGGCCGGCGACGACGGTCTGCCCCTGGTCCTGCGTGACGGCACCAGCCCCGCGGCCGAGGCGCTGCGCGGTCTCGCGCGGTCGCTGTCGCACCGCGCCCGCGGCCTGGCGGGCCGCTCGCTGGGGATCAGCCCGCTGGGTCGCTGA
- a CDS encoding DUF1003 domain-containing protein, whose translation MAERLDTPLEARRRWRPRVDPEFFGRTSESIARFMGTPRFLVYLSAFVAIWLAWNTWGPVPLQFDSAALGFTALTLMLSLQASYAAPLILLAQNRQDDRDRVAAEQDRQRAERNLADTEYLAREMAALRLAMNEVATRDFVRSELRGLLEDIVEERELRIRELEQELSDMERTVERAGARPKGKGGKGKGPRPSASSPDAPGPGAAGPAGVGPGGD comes from the coding sequence ATGGCTGAGCGCCTCGACACCCCCCTCGAGGCACGCCGGCGGTGGCGCCCGCGCGTGGACCCCGAGTTCTTCGGGCGCACCTCGGAGTCGATCGCCCGGTTCATGGGCACCCCGCGGTTCCTCGTCTACCTCAGCGCGTTCGTCGCGATCTGGCTCGCGTGGAACACCTGGGGACCGGTGCCGCTGCAGTTCGACTCCGCCGCCCTGGGCTTCACCGCCCTGACCCTCATGCTGTCGCTGCAGGCGTCCTACGCCGCCCCGCTGATCCTCCTCGCCCAGAACCGCCAGGACGACCGCGACCGGGTCGCGGCCGAGCAGGACCGGCAGCGCGCCGAGCGCAACCTCGCCGACACCGAGTACCTCGCCCGCGAGATGGCGGCCCTGCGGCTGGCGATGAACGAGGTCGCCACCCGCGACTTCGTGCGCTCGGAGCTGCGGGGGCTGCTCGAGGACATCGTCGAGGAGCGCGAGCTGCGCATCCGCGAGCTCGAGCAGGAGCTCTCCGACATGGAGCGCACCGTCGAGCGCGCGGGCGCCCGCCCGAAGGGCAAGGGCGGCAAGGGCAAGGGCCCCCGCCCGTCGGCCTCGTCCCCGGACGCACCCGGGCCCGGCGCCGCCGGGCCGGCCGGCGTCGGGCCGGGCGGCGACTGA